A window of Actinomadura viridis genomic DNA:
CTCCACCGACGACAAGACCCGAACGGGGATTTCCGTGAAAAGGTTCACCGCATGGCGACGGCGCCCCTGGGCGGGCTACGCCGTCGTGCTGGCGGCCCTGGCGGCGATCGGCGTCATCTACGCCGGTTTCCAGCCCCAGCCCGACCGTGCCGAGGCGGCCAGCACGGCCCAGGCCGCCGACGATCTGCAGAACGGTAAGCAGCTCTTCAACAAGAACTGCGCCAGCTGCCACGGCCTCAACGGCGAGGGCAGCAAGGACGGCAACGGCAAGCCGCTCGCTCCCAGCCTGATCGGGGTGGGCGCGGCGTCCGTCGACTTCCAGGTCAGCACGGGCCGGATGCCCGCGATGAACCCTGGCGCGCAGATGCCGCGCAAGACGCCCATCCCCGACTTCAACGTCGGTCTCAAGACCGACTACGAGGAGCCGGAGAAGCGGGCGGCGGCCGAGAAGCAGAAGGCTCAGGCCCAGAAGAACCTGGCCGACCTGATCGCCTACGTCGACTCGCTGAGCGCCAGCAAGGGCCCGGCGATCCCCAGCGCCGAGATGGTCGACCCCAAGAAGGGTGACGTCGCGCTCGGCGGCAAGCTGTTCCGCACCAACTGCGCCCAGTGCCACAACTTCGTGGGGTCGGGCGGCGCGCTGACCGGCGGCAAGTACGCCCCGCCGCTGGACACCAACGACGTCACCCCCACGCAGATCTACGAGGCCATGCTGACCGGCCCGCAGGCCATGCCGGTGTTCAACGACACCACCCTCACCCCGAAGGACAAGCAGGCCATCATCGCCTACCTGGTCCAGACTCGCGAGGAGCCCAACCCGGGCGGGTTCGGCCTCGGCCGCATCGGCCCGGTCTCCGAGGGCCTGGTCGGCTGGCTGGTCGGCGTCGGGCTGCTCGTCCTCGCGGCGATGTGGATCACCGCGAAGAAGCCGAAGAAGCTGAAGAAGTCATGAGCGACAACACCGACGAGACCAACGGCGCCCCCCGGGAGCCGGGCGAGAGCGGAGCCGGGCGCGAACGGGTGGTCGGCACCCCGTCCCCGGCGACCGAGAAGCAGCTGCTGGCCAGCCAGGACGTCTCGGCCCCCGCGGGGGCCGGCGAGGAGCTGGACGAGGAGGCGGCCAAGCGCGCCGAGCGCGTCGTCGCCACGTTCTTCCTGCTCGCCTTCGCCGGCAGCGTGGCGTTCATCGCCTACTACATCGGCTGGAGCGGCCGCGACGGCGGCATGCACGGCATCGAGCGGGCCAGGGAGTCCAACTACTGGCTCGGCGGCATGATGGCGCTGTCGTTCCTGGCGCTGGCCATCGGCGTCACCATCTGGGTGCGCCGCCTCATGACCAGCAAGCCGATCGTCCAGGAGCGGCACGAGCTGCAGGCCGACCCGCAGACGCGCGAGGCGTTCACCGAGGCGTTCATCGAGGGCGCCGCCGACAGCGGCATCACCAAGCGGCCGCTGCTGCGCCGCACGCTGCTGCTGGCCGCCGCGCCGCTGGGCCTGGCGCCGCTGGTGCTGCTGCGCGACCTCGGCCCGCTGCCCGAGAAGCGGCTGCGCCACACCTACTGGGCCGAGGCCGTCAAGAAGGCCAAGGCCGAGGGGCGCAAGGGCGTCCGGCTGGTCGTCGACGGCACCAACGCGCCGCTGAAGGTCAGCGACTTCGCCGCCCCCGGCAGCATGATCACCGTGCTGCCGGAGGGGATCGAGGAGAACGCCCACCACCCGCTGAACGAGATCGCCAAGGCCGTCACGATCCTCATCAACGTCCCGGCGGACCAGTTCAAGCCCGCCAAGGGACGTGAGAACTGGCACGTCGGCGGTATCGTGGCGTACTCCAAGATCTGCACGCACGTGGGCTGCCCGGCGGCCCTGTACGAGCAGACCACCCACCACATCCTCTGCCCGTGCCACCAGTCCACCTTCGACGCCACCGACGCGGCCAAGGTCGTGTTCGGCCCGGCGGCCCGGCCGCTTCCCCAGCTGCCGCTCGGCGTGGAGGACGGTTACCTGGTGGCCACCGACGACTTCCCCGAGCCGATCGGTCCGAGCTTCTGGGAGCGCGGATGAGCCAGGCCACCGCCCCGAAGGCGGTCGACGGGACGCTGAACTTCCTCGACGACCGCCTCGGGTCCACCACCTTCTTCAAGCGGAACGTCAAGAAGGTCTTTCCGGACCACTGGTCGTTCATGCTGGGCGAGATCGCCCTGTACTCCTTCATCATCCTGCTGCTGACCGGGACGTTCCTGACGCTCTGGTTCAAGCCCAGCATGATGGAGGTGGTGTACGACGGGTCGTACACCAAGCTGAACGGCGTCAAGATGTCGGAGGCCTACGCCTCCACCCTGCACATCAGCTTCGACGTCCGCGGCGGGCTGCTGATGCGGCAGATCCACCACTGGGCGGCGCTGCTGTTCATGGCGTCGATCATGGCACACATGCTGCGGGTGTTCTTCACCGGCGCCTACCGCAAGCCGCGTGAGATCAACTGGCTGATCGGCATCGGCATGTTCACGCTGGGCATGCTCGAGGGCCTGTTCGGCTACTCGCTGCCCGACGACCTGCTGTCGGGCACCGGCCTGCGGATCACCCAGGGCGTGGCCGAGTCGATCCCGGTGGTCGGCACCTACATCTACATGTTCCTGTTCGGCGGGGAGTTCCCCGAGGGCAACACCGGGGACATCATCCCCCGGCTGTTCACCCTGCACGTGCTGCTGATCCCGGCGCTGCTGCTGGGCCTGGTGACCGCGCACATGATGATCATGTGGCACCAGAAGCACACCGCGATGCCGACCAAGGAGCAGACCGAGTCCAAGGTCTACGGCTACCCCTTCTACCCGGTCTTCATGGCCAAGACGGGCGCCTACTTCCTGTTCACCTTCGGCGTCGTGGCGCTGCTGGGGGCGTTCGCCCAGATCAACCCGATCTGGCTGTTCGGCCCCTACGATCCGGGCGCGATCTCCGCGGGGTCCCAGCCGGACTTCTACATGGGGATCCTGGAAGGCTCCCTGCGGATCATGCCGGGCTGGGAGATCAGCGCGCTGGGCCACACGCTCAGCCTGAACGTGCTGATCCCGGCGCTGCTCCCGCTGGGGATCATCTTCACCGGCGCCGCGCTGTTCCCGTTCATCGAGCAGTGGGTCACCGGCGACCGGCGGCTCCACCACGTCAACGACCGGCCGCGCAACGCCCCGGTCCGCACCGGTGTCGGCATCGCCGCCATCACCTTCTACGGCCTGCTGTGGCTGGCCGGCGCGAACGACGTGATCGCCGAGCGGTTCCACGTGTCCCTGTTCGCCACGACCTGGTTCTTCCGGGTCACGGTGATCATCGGCCCGTTCATCGCCTACGCCGTCACCAAGCGCATCTGCCTGGGGCTGCAGCGCAAGGACGCCGACGTCATCGGGCACGGCGTGGAGAGCGGCATCATCCTGATGTCGCCCGAGGGCGGCTTCAGCGAGCGGCACGAGCCGGCGCGGGAGGAGGAGCGGGCGGTCCTCCTCAGCAAGGAGAACGCCCGTCCGGAGGCGCCCGCGGTGGACGCCAACGGCGTCCCCTCGCCCAGCAGCAAGGGCCCGGTGGGGCACCTGCGCTCGCGGCTCAACCGGGCCTGGAGCTTCGACGACGTCCCGGTCGAGGAGCACGAGGGCCACGGGCACGACGCGAACGGGCACGACGAGAACGGGCACGCGGACGGCGAGAAGCGCGAGCTGGAGAGCGGCAAGGACAGCAAGCAGCTCAGCCGCTGACCGGCGCGATCTCCGAGCCGTCCCCCCGACGGCGAGTTCAGGGCCGAGGCCCGTCACCGGTGGACCGGTGGCGGGCCTCGGCTCGTTCCGCCGGCGTGTCCGCCCTCCCGTGCCCGGGCCGCCGCCCGTGCCGTACGTAGTCTGAGGAGAGATGACCAAGACCCTCGTCGTCACCAACGACTTCCCGCCCCGCCCCGGCGGCATCCAGGCGTTCGTGCACAACCTCGCGGTACGGCGCCCGCCCGGTTCGGTCGTGGTGTACGCGCCCGCCTGGAAGGGGGCCGCCGAGTTCGACGCGGCCCAGCCGTTCCCGGTGGTGCGGCACCCGACGTCGCTGATGGTGCCCGAGCCGACCGTGCTGCGCCGGGCCGGGGAGATCCTCCGTTCGGAGGGGTGCGACTCGGTGCTGTTCGGCGCGGCGGCCCCGCTGGGGCTGCTGGCGCCCGCGCTGCGGCGGCGGGGCGCGGAGCGGCTCGTGGGACTCACGCACGGGCACGAGGCCGGGTGGGCGGCGCTGCCGGGCGCGCGGGGGCTGCTGAGGCGGATCGGCGACGGCGTGGACACCCTGACCTACCTGGGGGAGTACACCCGTTCCCGGATGGCACGCGCGGTCTCTCCCCGCGCGGCCTCCCGCATGGCCCGGCTCGCGCCGGGGGTCGACGAGAACGTCTTCTTCGCCGGGGCGGGAGGCGAGGAGGTCCGGCGGCGGCACGGGCTCTCGGGGCGCCCGGTGGCGGTGTGCGTGTCGCGGCTCGTCCCGCGCAAAGGGCAGGACGCCCTGATCCACGCCTGGCCCGCGGTGCTGCGGTCCGTCCCGGACGCCGCGCTCCTGCTGGTCGGGGGCGGCCCGTACCGCCGGGATCTGGAGCGACTGGCCGCCTCGGCCGGGGTGGCGGACTCGGTGGTCTTCACCGGGAGCGTGCCCTGGGAGGAGCTGC
This region includes:
- a CDS encoding cytochrome b codes for the protein MSQATAPKAVDGTLNFLDDRLGSTTFFKRNVKKVFPDHWSFMLGEIALYSFIILLLTGTFLTLWFKPSMMEVVYDGSYTKLNGVKMSEAYASTLHISFDVRGGLLMRQIHHWAALLFMASIMAHMLRVFFTGAYRKPREINWLIGIGMFTLGMLEGLFGYSLPDDLLSGTGLRITQGVAESIPVVGTYIYMFLFGGEFPEGNTGDIIPRLFTLHVLLIPALLLGLVTAHMMIMWHQKHTAMPTKEQTESKVYGYPFYPVFMAKTGAYFLFTFGVVALLGAFAQINPIWLFGPYDPGAISAGSQPDFYMGILEGSLRIMPGWEISALGHTLSLNVLIPALLPLGIIFTGAALFPFIEQWVTGDRRLHHVNDRPRNAPVRTGVGIAAITFYGLLWLAGANDVIAERFHVSLFATTWFFRVTVIIGPFIAYAVTKRICLGLQRKDADVIGHGVESGIILMSPEGGFSERHEPAREEERAVLLSKENARPEAPAVDANGVPSPSSKGPVGHLRSRLNRAWSFDDVPVEEHEGHGHDANGHDENGHADGEKRELESGKDSKQLSR
- a CDS encoding glycosyltransferase family 4 protein, coding for MTKTLVVTNDFPPRPGGIQAFVHNLAVRRPPGSVVVYAPAWKGAAEFDAAQPFPVVRHPTSLMVPEPTVLRRAGEILRSEGCDSVLFGAAAPLGLLAPALRRRGAERLVGLTHGHEAGWAALPGARGLLRRIGDGVDTLTYLGEYTRSRMARAVSPRAASRMARLAPGVDENVFFAGAGGEEVRRRHGLSGRPVAVCVSRLVPRKGQDALIHAWPAVLRSVPDAALLLVGGGPYRRDLERLAASAGVADSVVFTGSVPWEELPAHYDAGDVFAMPCRTRRRGLDVEGLGIVYLEASATGLPVVAGDSGGAPDAVLDGETGVVVEGRSVAAVAGALADLLGDPERARKMGAQGRSWVEREWRWELQASRLDGLLRA
- a CDS encoding ubiquinol-cytochrome c reductase iron-sulfur subunit; its protein translation is MSDNTDETNGAPREPGESGAGRERVVGTPSPATEKQLLASQDVSAPAGAGEELDEEAAKRAERVVATFFLLAFAGSVAFIAYYIGWSGRDGGMHGIERARESNYWLGGMMALSFLALAIGVTIWVRRLMTSKPIVQERHELQADPQTREAFTEAFIEGAADSGITKRPLLRRTLLLAAAPLGLAPLVLLRDLGPLPEKRLRHTYWAEAVKKAKAEGRKGVRLVVDGTNAPLKVSDFAAPGSMITVLPEGIEENAHHPLNEIAKAVTILINVPADQFKPAKGRENWHVGGIVAYSKICTHVGCPAALYEQTTHHILCPCHQSTFDATDAAKVVFGPAARPLPQLPLGVEDGYLVATDDFPEPIGPSFWERG
- a CDS encoding c-type cytochrome — translated: MKRFTAWRRRPWAGYAVVLAALAAIGVIYAGFQPQPDRAEAASTAQAADDLQNGKQLFNKNCASCHGLNGEGSKDGNGKPLAPSLIGVGAASVDFQVSTGRMPAMNPGAQMPRKTPIPDFNVGLKTDYEEPEKRAAAEKQKAQAQKNLADLIAYVDSLSASKGPAIPSAEMVDPKKGDVALGGKLFRTNCAQCHNFVGSGGALTGGKYAPPLDTNDVTPTQIYEAMLTGPQAMPVFNDTTLTPKDKQAIIAYLVQTREEPNPGGFGLGRIGPVSEGLVGWLVGVGLLVLAAMWITAKKPKKLKKS